In one window of Deinococcus terrestris DNA:
- a CDS encoding extracellular solute-binding protein, with protein MNRALCLTLGLALLASTAAAQTATRTIKINGYGGTDQALVNDLINRFVRPVMAREGVTVTYQPLQGDYNQQLSTLLAAGTAGDVMYLPAETLDGFVATRKILALNGVVNTSPFIKSLNTAFTRNGRLYAVAKDFNTLTMVYNRDLFDEAKVAYPNNNDTWTSLATKLRQVKQRLGNDYYGTCLPPNFDRFGAFAYATGWQQFGSNGRTNLADPRFAEAFNWYTGLARDKVGVTPSELSAGWGGDCLKSGKVAVVFEGGWIVNFLRDTAPNLRYGTALMPKNNKTGQRGNLLYTVGWAINAGTKNRAAAVKVLNLLTSAQAQQYVLEQGLAIPSRSSLTNNAYFKKTDPGAQNARLVFAGADDGNVRAFTFGPQGPDWAKPINEALAAVLSGQRSAADALKKAQADMTTFQRR; from the coding sequence ATGAACCGAGCCCTTTGCCTGACCCTCGGCCTCGCCCTGCTCGCCTCCACGGCCGCCGCGCAGACCGCGACCCGTACCATCAAGATCAACGGCTACGGCGGCACCGATCAGGCGCTCGTCAACGACCTGATCAACCGCTTCGTGCGCCCCGTGATGGCCCGCGAGGGGGTCACGGTGACCTACCAGCCGCTGCAGGGCGACTACAACCAGCAGCTCAGCACCCTGCTCGCCGCTGGAACCGCCGGGGACGTGATGTACCTCCCCGCCGAGACGCTTGACGGCTTCGTGGCGACCCGCAAGATCCTGGCGCTCAACGGGGTGGTGAACACCAGCCCCTTTATCAAGAGCCTGAACACGGCCTTTACGCGCAATGGGCGCCTGTACGCCGTCGCCAAGGACTTCAACACCCTGACGATGGTGTACAACCGCGATCTGTTCGACGAGGCGAAGGTCGCCTATCCCAACAACAATGACACCTGGACCAGCCTGGCGACCAAGCTGCGGCAGGTCAAGCAGCGGCTGGGCAACGACTATTACGGGACCTGCCTGCCGCCCAACTTCGACCGCTTCGGGGCCTTCGCCTACGCGACCGGCTGGCAGCAGTTTGGGAGCAATGGCCGGACCAACCTCGCCGACCCGCGCTTCGCGGAAGCCTTTAACTGGTACACCGGACTGGCGCGGGACAAGGTCGGCGTGACCCCCAGCGAACTCTCGGCGGGCTGGGGCGGCGACTGCCTGAAGTCCGGCAAGGTCGCGGTCGTTTTCGAGGGCGGCTGGATCGTGAACTTCCTGCGCGACACCGCCCCCAACCTGCGCTACGGCACCGCGCTGATGCCCAAGAACAACAAGACCGGCCAGCGCGGCAACCTGCTGTACACCGTGGGCTGGGCGATCAACGCCGGGACCAAGAACCGGGCCGCCGCCGTCAAGGTCCTGAACCTGCTGACGAGTGCCCAGGCCCAGCAGTACGTGCTGGAGCAGGGCCTGGCGATTCCCAGCCGCTCCTCGCTGACTAACAACGCCTATTTCAAGAAGACCGATCCCGGCGCCCAGAATGCCCGCCTCGTCTTTGCCGGGGCCGACGACGGCAACGTCCGCGCCTTTACCTTCGGGCCGCAGGGACCCGACTGGGCCAAGCCCATCAACGAGGCCCTCGCCGCCGTCCTGAGCGGGCAGCGCAGCGCCGCCGACGCGCTGAAAAAGGCGCAGGCGGACATGACCACCTTCCAGCGCCGCTAG
- a CDS encoding N-acetylmuramoyl-L-alanine amidase, translating into MKPHTIFLSSVLWCGVAGCWAGAQADPFQRTAPAQSLPNLRPGTSPAPAAAATPRPTAATAVTAPTQTEATFGTPRTSSDGSQTRVVFDLTPGVTYTLNPTFGGLRLDVKGARVMPAMTTRLGASVSEYRAGNSSVTLFTPFPLSLTDGWRASEATLASGSRVLILEFGPTLSGGASASLKALVRTATTPAAPPLTLTATPPVPKALAEQLPPGDAIAPANRAALPSPPALPGHDPGKPSALTGRVSPGAAAGTALGAPRVGKNPGLTRIVLDLPPGATYRLIPGGVGLRVELTGVTAAALSAQNVSPEVRGWRYEPGTNGVTVTLLTGTPLTERSGWRALLVPPLEGSALSRLAIDLSPALANLTPLTPREKVVAAVPPTPVSRGTALLALSTSLVQPRVVIDAGHGGKDPGAVGSVVEKQVTLDVALRVRELLRAAGVDVVLTRDSDRELHPTKSTDLDLRAGVGRAAGTQLFVSIHVNAMDASTALRGYGIETWWNGNHPLSSSLAGLLQQHMVEATGAYSRGLRSNRSLAVLRESRIPAALVEIGYTSHPVDGLNLKDTNYLDRVALGIAQGIRAALVGGVSASGPIGGN; encoded by the coding sequence ATGAAGCCGCATACCATCTTCCTCTCATCCGTCTTGTGGTGCGGTGTGGCGGGGTGTTGGGCGGGGGCGCAGGCGGACCCCTTTCAGCGGACGGCCCCAGCCCAGTCTCTTCCCAACCTGCGCCCCGGTACGTCCCCCGCTCCGGCGGCGGCCGCGACGCCCCGCCCAACAGCGGCTACAGCGGTCACGGCGCCGACCCAGACCGAGGCCACCTTCGGCACCCCACGTACCAGCAGCGACGGGTCGCAGACACGGGTGGTGTTCGACCTGACGCCGGGCGTGACCTATACGCTCAACCCGACCTTCGGGGGGCTGCGGCTGGACGTGAAGGGTGCCCGCGTGATGCCCGCCATGACCACCCGGCTGGGGGCCAGCGTGAGCGAGTACCGGGCCGGAAACAGCTCGGTCACCCTGTTCACTCCCTTTCCGCTCTCGCTGACAGACGGTTGGCGGGCCTCGGAGGCGACGCTGGCCTCCGGGTCGCGGGTCTTGATTCTGGAGTTCGGGCCGACCCTGTCGGGGGGGGCGAGCGCGTCGTTGAAGGCGCTGGTCCGCACGGCGACCACGCCCGCCGCGCCCCCGCTGACGCTCACAGCTACCCCGCCCGTGCCCAAGGCGCTGGCCGAACAACTGCCGCCCGGCGACGCGATTGCTCCCGCGAACCGGGCGGCGCTGCCGTCGCCCCCTGCCCTGCCCGGCCACGATCCGGGCAAGCCCAGTGCCCTGACGGGCCGGGTCAGCCCTGGGGCGGCGGCAGGCACGGCGCTGGGCGCTCCCCGCGTGGGCAAGAATCCGGGCCTGACCCGCATCGTGCTGGACCTGCCGCCCGGCGCCACCTACCGCCTGATTCCCGGCGGGGTGGGCCTGCGGGTGGAATTGACCGGGGTCACGGCGGCGGCCCTGAGCGCCCAGAATGTCAGCCCCGAGGTGCGCGGCTGGCGCTACGAGCCGGGCACGAACGGGGTCACGGTGACGCTGCTGACCGGCACGCCGCTGACCGAGCGCAGCGGCTGGCGGGCGCTGCTGGTGCCGCCGCTGGAGGGCAGCGCCCTCTCGCGGCTGGCGATCGACCTCTCCCCCGCGCTCGCAAACCTGACGCCGCTGACTCCGCGCGAGAAAGTGGTCGCGGCGGTTCCACCCACCCCGGTGAGCCGGGGCACGGCGCTGCTGGCCCTCAGCACCAGCCTCGTGCAGCCGCGCGTGGTGATCGACGCCGGGCACGGGGGCAAGGACCCCGGCGCGGTCGGCTCGGTCGTCGAGAAGCAGGTCACACTGGACGTGGCGCTGCGGGTGCGCGAGCTGCTGCGGGCGGCGGGCGTGGACGTGGTGCTGACCCGCGACAGCGACCGCGAATTGCATCCCACCAAGAGCACCGACCTCGACCTGCGGGCCGGGGTGGGCCGGGCGGCGGGCACCCAACTGTTCGTGAGCATCCACGTCAACGCGATGGACGCCAGCACCGCCCTGCGCGGCTACGGCATCGAGACGTGGTGGAACGGCAACCACCCGCTGTCGAGTTCGCTGGCGGGCCTGCTGCAGCAGCATATGGTGGAGGCGACCGGCGCCTACTCGCGGGGCCTGCGCAGCAACCGCTCGCTCGCCGTGCTGCGCGAGAGCCGCATTCCCGCCGCCCTGGTCGAGATCGGCTATACCAGCCACCCGGTCGACGGCCTGAACCTCAAGGACACCAACTACCTCGACCGGGTGGCGCTCGGCATCGCGCAGGGCATCCGCGCCGCGCTGGTGGGGGGCGTCTCGGCCAGCGGCCCAATCGGCGGGAACTAG
- the rpoZ gene encoding DNA-directed RNA polymerase subunit omega, with the protein MAEQDIDKLLSLTDSKYRLSVVTAKRALQLRSGAPSVLPVEQRVRTRNLVTQAMRELATGKLTVGTELMDEPRFHQDYVRQRQAQLQAQLNAERERERD; encoded by the coding sequence ATGGCCGAACAGGATATCGACAAGCTTCTTTCCCTGACCGACAGCAAGTACCGCCTGTCGGTCGTCACCGCCAAGCGGGCGCTGCAACTGCGCTCGGGGGCGCCCAGCGTGCTGCCCGTCGAGCAGCGGGTCCGCACCCGCAACCTCGTCACGCAGGCGATGCGCGAACTCGCCACCGGCAAGCTCACGGTGGGCACCGAGCTGATGGACGAGCCCCGCTTTCATCAGGACTACGTGCGCCAGCGCCAGGCCCAGCTTCAGGCGCAGCTCAATGCCGAGCGCGAACGCGAACGCGACTGA
- a CDS encoding LacI family DNA-binding transcriptional regulator — MKPVSRTRPTIDDIAQAAGVSKGTVSRVLNGHATVAAPTRQRVQEVMAHLGYVPDPAARHLSWRTGRTLGLSFASGDPLLSPYHVLFRHALEEHTASHGVQLVNLRADLTRLARLPSAVLVMHATGDDPRLSLLRERGVPAVLIGHQPGFFWVAPDDEGGAALATEQLLRAGHRDLVYLGAGDSQVAQDRERGFRRAAQAAGARAHVIEADFTVLGGYRATRRAWEGGLRPTGLFAQSDESAAGAIAALEDLGLRVPGDVSVVGFDGLPELPLPIRLTTVAQDIGRIARTALSLVQEATSGRPPRGEVVPVHLVPGATVAPAPAPPPGGTP, encoded by the coding sequence ATGAAGCCTGTGTCCAGAACACGCCCAACCATCGACGACATCGCGCAGGCGGCCGGAGTCAGCAAGGGCACGGTCAGCCGCGTCCTCAACGGTCACGCCACCGTCGCTGCGCCGACCCGGCAGCGGGTCCAGGAGGTGATGGCCCACCTGGGGTACGTGCCCGACCCGGCGGCCCGGCACCTGAGCTGGCGCACCGGGCGGACGCTGGGACTGTCGTTCGCTTCCGGTGACCCCCTGCTCAGCCCCTACCACGTGCTGTTCCGGCACGCGCTGGAAGAGCACACCGCCTCGCACGGCGTGCAGCTCGTGAACCTGCGGGCGGACCTGACCCGGCTGGCCCGGCTGCCCAGTGCGGTCCTCGTCATGCACGCGACCGGGGACGATCCCCGCCTGAGCCTGCTGCGCGAGCGCGGCGTTCCAGCGGTGCTGATCGGGCACCAGCCTGGATTCTTCTGGGTCGCGCCCGACGACGAGGGCGGGGCGGCGCTGGCGACCGAGCAGCTTCTGCGGGCTGGGCACCGCGACCTGGTCTACCTCGGCGCGGGGGACAGCCAGGTGGCCCAGGACCGCGAGCGGGGCTTCCGGCGGGCGGCGCAAGCGGCGGGCGCCCGCGCCCACGTCATCGAGGCGGACTTCACTGTGCTGGGGGGCTACCGGGCCACCCGCCGGGCCTGGGAGGGAGGCCTGCGCCCGACCGGGCTGTTCGCCCAGAGCGACGAAAGTGCCGCCGGTGCCATCGCTGCCCTGGAGGACCTGGGGCTGCGGGTGCCGGGGGACGTGTCGGTCGTGGGCTTCGACGGCCTGCCCGAATTGCCACTGCCCATCCGCCTCACCACCGTCGCGCAGGACATCGGGCGCATCGCCCGCACCGCGCTCTCCCTCGTGCAGGAGGCCACCTCGGGGCGCCCCCCCCGTGGCGAAGTCGTTCCCGTTCACCTCGTGCCCGGCGCGACGGTCGCTCCCGCCCCCGCGCCCCCCCCCGGAGGAACCCCATGA